One segment of Coffea arabica cultivar ET-39 chromosome 7c, Coffea Arabica ET-39 HiFi, whole genome shotgun sequence DNA contains the following:
- the LOC113714280 gene encoding uncharacterized protein, producing the protein MMWDEWDNHNYLQRQQQQQQSQPQQQTAEEAESTSSESEEQQQREEKQSHLNFDFLSVLAKPKDYYRILEVDYDATEEAIRSNYIRLALKWHPDKQKDQDCATSIFQEINEAYQVLSDPVKRQEYDQKGMLRAYDYNIVEYLNRYKGLILTCNGLGMKCSMW; encoded by the exons atgatgTGGGACGAGTGGGATAACCATAACTATTTGCAACGACAACAGCAACAGCAACAATCCCAGCCCCAGCAGCAAACTGCTGAAGAAGCAGAATCGACATCATCGGAATCCGAGGAGCAACAACAACGGGAGGAAAAACAATCCCATCTCAATTTCGATTTTTTGTCAGTTTTAGCTAAGCCTAAG GATTATTATAGGATATTGGAAGTTGATTATGATGCCACGGAAGAAGCTATTCGATCCAATTATATCCGTTTAGCTTTG AAATGGCATCCGGATAAGCAAAAAGACCAGGATTGTGCTACTTCTATATTTCAGGAGATAAATGAGGCTTATCAAG TTTTGAGTGATCCTGTCAAACGTCAAGAATATGATCAGAAGGGAATGCTACGTGCCTATGACTACAACATAGTA GAGTATCTTAATCGTTACAAGGGTCTGATTTTGACATGCAATGGGCTTGGCATGAAGTGTTCAATGTGGTGA
- the LOC113713440 gene encoding uncharacterized protein, with product MKLVQKGRSFSSTSESLSSPIRWISPLQSVKNTTEKLDSPVEASDTVVGVSRKSKFISHASTVDLIKRQKDPEHALEIFNRAAEQKGFSHNNSTYAVILHKLAQCKRFRAVDRVLHQMTYETCKFNEGIFINLMKHFSKSSMPDKVLHMFYAIEPIAREKPSLKAISTCLNLLVDENQIDLARTFLLDAQKNLHLEPNSCIFNILVKYHCKKGDIESAFEVVKQMRSAEISYPDLITYSTLMDGLCSCGRLEEAVQLFEEMVSKDQILPDALTYNVLINGFSRAGKADRAKKIMDFMKKNGCNPNVFNYSSLMNGFCKEGRLDDAKEVFNEMKAAELKPDTVGYTTLIDCLCRADRVDEAVELLKEMKGTESKADAVTYNIILGGLCRGNRFDEGLDLIERLPYQGVSLNKASYRIVLNSLCKESELDRATELVGLMLVRGFLPHFATSNEFLVSLCEAGKAANAVVVLFGLVEMGFKPEPHTWALLVDVFCRERKLLPTFQLLDELVSKVGH from the coding sequence atgaaacttgtTCAAAAGGGTCGTTCTTTTTCCTCTACTTCCGAGTCATTATCATCTCCAATTCGATGGATCTCTCCTCTCCAATCTGTCAAAAACACTACCGAGAAACTGGATTCTCCTGTCGAGGCCTCAGACACTGTTGTAGGAGTGTCAAGAAAAAGCAAGTTCATATCACACGCGTCTACCGTTGACTTGATAAAACGTCAGAAAGATCCAGAACATGCTCTAGAAATTTTTAATAGGGCAGCAGAGCAGAAGGGTTTTAGTCACAACAATTCCACTTATGCTGTTATTCTCCATAAGCTTGCACAGTGCAAGAGATTCAGGGCTGTTGACAGAGTGCTTCATCAAATGACTTATGAAACTTGCAAGTTCAATGAGGGCATATTCATTAATCTCATGAAGCATTTTTCAAAGTCCTCTATGCCTGATAAGGTACTACATATGTTCTATGCAATTGAACCAATTGCTCGTGAAAAGCCTTCTTTGAAAGCCATCAGTACATGTCTTAATTTACTGGTTGACGAGAACCAGATTGATCTGGCAAGGACATTTCTCTTGGATGCTCAGAAGAACCTCCACTTAGAGCCCAACTCGTGCATTTTCAACATCCTGGTTAAATATCACTGCAAGAAGGGGGACATTGAATCTGCATTTGAAGTGGTGAAACAGATGAGGTCGGCTGAAATATCTTATCCTGACTTGATCACCTATTCAACTCTTATGGATGGTCTTTGTAGTTGTGGAAGGTTGGAAGAAGCTGTTCAATTGTTTGAGGAAATGGTTTCGAAAGATCAGATATTACCGGATGCTTTAACTTACAATGTTTTGATAAATGGCTTCTCTCGTGCAGGAAAAGCTGATAGAGCTAAGAAGATAATGGACTTCATGAAGAAAAATGGGTGCAACCCAAATGTATTTAATTACTCCTCTCTCATGAATGGTTTTTGTAAGGAAGGAAGGTTGGACGATGCCAAGGAGGTATTTAATGAGATGAAGGCTGCTGAGCTGAAGCCTGATACGGTTGGCTATACAACCTTAATAGATTGTTTATGTAGGGCTGATAGAGTTGATGAAGCTGTTGAGTTACTCAAAGAGATGAAAGGAACTGAGTCCAAAGCTGATGCAGTGACATATAATATTATACTTGGAGGACTTTGCCGAGGAAACAGATTTGATGAGGGGCTCGATCTGATTGAGAGGTTGCCTTATCAGGGTGTCAGTCTAAACAAGGCAAGTTATAGGATTGTGTTGAACTCCTTATGCAAGGAAAGTGAACTGGATAGGGCAACAGAACTTGTTGGCTTGATGCTTGTCAGGGGGTTTCTGCCACATTTTGCCACCTCAAATGAGTTTCTGGTTTCTCTGTGCGAGGCTGGAAAAGCAGCCAATGCTGTTGTTGTATTATTTGGGTTGGTTGAGATGGGCTTCAAACCAGAGCCTCATACATGGGCTCTGTTAGTTGATGTGTTTTGCAGGGAGAGAAAACTATTGCCTacatttcaattacttgatgAATTAGTCAGCAAGGTTGGCCATTGA
- the LOC113714656 gene encoding 14-3-3 protein 10 encodes MATLLAAGVPDNLTREQYVYMAKLAEQAERYEEMVQFMDKLVLSATPSAELTVEERNLLSVAYKNVIGSLRAAWRIVSSIEQKEESRKNEDHVVLVKEYRSKVENELSQICAGILKLLDSNLVPSASSSESKVFYLKMKGDYHRYLAEFKVGDERKEAADDTMNAYKAAQEIALADLPPTHPIRLGLALNFSVFYYEILNSSDKACSMAKQAFEEAIAELDTLGEESYKDSTLIMQLLRDNLTLWTSDAQDQLDEP; translated from the exons ATGGCCACCTTACTCGCCGCCGGCGTCCCGGACAACCTCACGCGAGAGCAGTACGTCTACATGGCGAAGCTAGCGGAGCAAGCTGAACGCTACGAGGAGATGGTACAGTTCATGGACAAGCTAGTTCTCAGCGCCACCCCTAGCGCCGAACTCACGGTGGAGGAGCGCAACCTGCTGTCGGTGGCGTACAAGAACGTGATCGGCTCCCTCCGCGCCGCGTGGAGGATCGTTTCGTCGATTGAGCAGAAGGAAGAATCCAGGAAGAACGAAGACCACGTTGTTTTGGTCAAGGAGTACAGATCTAAGGTTGAGAATGAGCTGAGTCAAATTTGTGCCGGGATTTTGAAGCTTCTGGACTCAAATCTGGTGCCTTCCGCTTCCTCTAGTGAGTCTAAGGTGTTTTACTTGAAGATGAAGGGGGATTATCATCGCTACTTGGCCGAGTTTAAGGTTGGAGATGAGCGTAAGGAGGCTGCTGATGATACTATGAATGCTTACAAGGCTGCTCAG GAAATTGCACTGGCAGATCTTCCCCCCACTCATCCTATTAGGCTGGGGCTAGCACTCAATTTCTCAGTGTTCTACTATGAAATTCTTAACTCATCAGACAAAGCTTGTAGTATGGCGAAACAG GCATTTGAGGAAGCCATAGCTGAGCTGGACACGTTGGGTGAAGAATCTTACAAGGACAGCACCCTGATCATGCAACTACTGAGGGATAACCTAACTCTCTGGACGTCAGATGCTCAG GATCAGTTGGATGAGCCCTGA
- the LOC113714657 gene encoding protein CutA, chloroplastic-like: MALKLSSLVSPSVVRRRLPLVGAFCVLSFGLSNLCPSFNPSSKTGCAQSLHFLPILGSKVDSSVHSTNRIRMEASSKTVPSIVVYVTVPNKEAGKKLAESIVKEKLAACVNRVPGIESVYEWKGEVQTDPEELLIIKTRESLLDALTQHVKANHEYELPEVIALPITGGNLQYLEWIKNSTRD, encoded by the exons ATGGCATTAAAGCTCTCATCTTTAGTATCACCTTCAGTAGTTCGTCGCCGATTACCACTAGTAGGTGCTTTCTGTGTCCTAAGCTTCGGTCTTTCCAATCTCTGCCCCTCTTTTAATCCCTCCTCTAAAACGGGTTGTGCTCAATCCCTCCACTTTCTCCCAATCTTGGG ATCAAAAGTTGATAGTAGTGTTCATAGTACAAATAGGATAAGGATGGAAGCAAGCAGCAAAACTGTTCCCAGCATTGTTGTCTATGTCACTGTTCCAAATAAAGAAGCTG GTAAGAAACTGGCAGAAAGCATAGTTAAAGAAAAGCTTGCAGCCTGTGTAAACCGAGTTCCAG GAATAGAGTCTGTTTATGAGTGGAAAGGGGAG GTGCAGACAGATCCTGAAGAGTTGCTAATAATTAAGACTAGGGAGTCACTTTTGGATGCTCTGACACAGCATGTCAAGGCGAATCACGAATACGA GTTGCCAGAAGTGATCGCCTTGCCCATAACCGGTGGCAACCTCCAATATCTTGAATGGATAAAGAATAGCACAAGGGACTGA